Proteins from a single region of Halalkalicoccus subterraneus:
- a CDS encoding putative RNA uridine N3 methyltransferase — protein sequence MTVSILVPSSVVREAEDKREATRKLGYVARAATVFRADRLSIFPDSDGERRWGGGFVETVLRYATTAPYLRTEVWGMRDELEYVGVLPPLLAVSRTGSGSNDSGSLRQGLVTEVGSEGRVRVNCGLQHPLSLITPPGMEVEEGERVTVRISSRRPVRAKLTEEPAGLSVERTDLAAALGRPDAGVRIATSRFGEELSIGRLPGLSERIEDDGTTVAFGSPGRGLPEILNVDAESVGSGPTGAVEPESDAPDRFDLWLNTIPHQGSETVRTEEAMFASLACLTLTE from the coding sequence ATGACCGTCAGCATACTCGTGCCGTCATCCGTGGTCCGGGAGGCCGAGGACAAACGCGAGGCGACTCGCAAACTCGGCTACGTCGCCCGCGCGGCGACCGTCTTCCGGGCCGACCGCCTGTCGATCTTCCCCGATTCGGACGGGGAGCGCAGGTGGGGTGGCGGGTTCGTCGAAACCGTACTGCGGTACGCCACGACGGCCCCCTACCTCCGAACCGAGGTATGGGGGATGCGCGACGAACTGGAGTATGTCGGGGTCTTGCCCCCGCTTCTGGCCGTGTCACGGACCGGCTCCGGATCGAACGATTCGGGGTCGTTAAGACAGGGACTCGTGACCGAGGTCGGATCTGAAGGGCGCGTACGGGTCAATTGCGGACTGCAACACCCACTCTCCCTCATTACGCCTCCCGGAATGGAGGTCGAGGAGGGGGAACGCGTGACCGTCAGAATATCTTCGCGACGACCGGTCCGTGCGAAACTCACGGAGGAGCCAGCGGGGCTTTCCGTCGAGCGCACGGACCTCGCGGCAGCGCTTGGCCGCCCCGACGCGGGCGTCCGGATCGCGACTTCTCGCTTCGGCGAGGAGCTCTCGATCGGGCGTCTGCCGGGGCTCTCGGAACGGATCGAGGACGACGGAACCACCGTCGCGTTCGGTTCCCCGGGCCGTGGGCTGCCGGAGATACTCAACGTGGACGCCGAATCCGTCGGCAGCGGGCCGACGGGAGCCGTCGAACCCGAGTCGGACGCACCCGATCGGTTCGACCTTTGGCTCAACACGATCCCACACCAGGGCAGCGAGACGGTGCGAACCGAAGAGGCGATGTTCGCGTCGCTCGCCTGCCTGACACTCACGGAGTGA